The Roseibium sp. Sym1 nucleotide sequence TGACGAAATAGACGCCGGACAGGCGCAGCGTCGCCCAGCCGATCAGGGCGGCCAGGGCGGTCGCGACAAACGGTGCGAGGGCCGCCATTGCCCAGAAGCTCTGGTCATAGTCGCTCATGCCGAGGCCGACCAGGTAGCCGCCGACGCCGAAAAAGGCGCCCGTCGACAAGGCGATATAGTGGGTCGGGCCGGAAAACAGCGCCCAGGACGTCGACAGCGCGGCATACATCAGGACGGTGACGGCAATGGACAGCCAGTAGCCGTCGGCAATCACCGGCACGAAGGCGGCCAGCACCAGGAGGCTCCCGGAGACAAGGAGCGGGCGAAGGGCTATTGCGGTCATGCGGGCCTCCGGCCAAACAAGCCCTCGGGCCGGAACAGAAGCACAAGCAGGAAAATGGTGTAGGCCGCGGCCAGCGTCAGGCCCGGGTCGATCAGCGTCGCGACGGCGGTCTCGACAATACCCAGGATGAGCGCAGCGACGATGGCGCCGCGAATGTCGCCGACACCGCCCATGATCACGATGATCAGCGCCTTCATGGTGAAGATGACGCCGAAGGACGGGTCGAGCGTGATGAAGGTGGAGATCAGCACGCCGCCCATGGCGGTGATCATGCCGCCGATGGCGAAGGCAAGGGCGCTGATCCGTTCCACGTTGATCCCGACCAGTCCGGCCGCCAGCGGACTGACCGCAACGGCCCTGACCGCCATCCCCGCGCGGCTCCTGTTGAGCCAGACGTAAAGTGCCAGGCCGATCACGACCGCGCCGGCAAAGGCGACGAGCCGGTTGGCCGCCACGGTCGTTCCGGCAAGGTCAACCGGCACCGCCAGATAGGAATAGGCGAACAGTTCCGGGTAGATGAACACCATGACGCCGACGAGGAAAAAACCCATGCCGAAGGTCGCCAGGATCGAATCCACTTCCAGCTGCCCCTGGTTTTTGGCCCGCCGAACCAGGGGCAGCAGCAGCACCCGATAGACCAGCCAGCTGAGCGCAAAGGCCAGCGGCGCGATCACGAGCACCGTGACGAGCGGACTGACCGCGAGCGAGGTGTAGACGAGAAAGGATGCCAGAGCGCCCATGACCAGCACTTCGCCATTGGCCAGGTTCATGATGCGGGCAACGCCGTATTGAAGTGTCAGCCCCATGGCGATCAGGGCATAGGTCCCGCCCAGAAGCAGACCGGAAATCAGGATATCCATTCAGGCTCCCACGTCACCCGCATAAGGGTCTTGCTGCCCATAGCTTTTGTTCTCCAAAATCGACAGTGTCCTGGCCACAGCCCTCGGTGTCACCCCGGGCGAGCAACGCGAGACCCGGGGCCCACTCGTTTCCAGAGTATTGGAACAAGTGACATGCCCTGAAGAAATTGCGCCCGCTTTTCTGCACAGGTCGGAGAGCAGGCCCCGGCTCGCGCTGCGCTTGGCCGGGGTGACACTGCAGTCGACTGCGCATTTTCCGTTCTTTCTTCTTCAGCGTCACGACAGAAGAAACGGGCCGGCGCCGACCGGCCCGCAAGTTGCTGGCCGGATCAGTTCCAGCCGTCCTTGGCGACCGGCTCCATGCCGACCGGAACGCCAACGCCCGCGACCGCGTTGAAGGCTCCGTCGCGCCACTGGCCCACGGTCCAGTAGTTCTTGGACTCGTTGTGCTCGTCAAAGCTGATCGTGCCGATGGCGGTGTCGAATTCGTTCGCCTTGATGTAGTCGGTCACGGCCTGCTTGTCGGTGGTACCGGCTCCCTCGATCGCCTGTTCCAGAACCTGCAGACCCGCGTAATAGGTGGCTGCCGCCCAGTATTCCGGCGGTCCGTCATGCAGCTCCGTGAAGGCCGCCCGATAGGCTTTCATGGCCTCCTGATCGAGATTGACGCCACCTGCGCCGAGATTGCCCTCGATCTTGGAGCCGAACTTGCCGGCATAGGCCGGGAAAGCCGTGGCAACGGCGGTGTAGAAGGCGCCGACATCAAGGTCCTCGATGATCGCCTGCTCGGTCAGCGCGAACGTGTCGGGCGGATAGGAAAACGCGATGAAGGCATCGGGTTCCGCCGCCTTGGCGCCCTTGACCACCGGAGACAGGTCCGCGGTGCCGAGCGGATAGGATTTGTCGAAGACGATCTCGTAGCCGGCTGCGGGCAGCAGCTCCCGCGCAACGGCCGCCAGTTCGATGCCGAAGCTGTCGGCGACATTGACCATGGCGACCTTGTTGCCGATCGCGCCGCTGTCCCGCAGCGTGTTCAGCGTGTCGCGCAGCCCCTCGACGAAACCCGTGGTGCTGCCGAGCGTGAAGAACATGCCGGGAAAGCGCTCGGAGAGCTCCGGGATCTCGTCGGTGATGTTGGTCACCGAGATCTGCGGGAACCCGTATTTGGCGAAGATCGGTGCGGCCGCCGCATTGAATCCCGTCCCCCATGGCGACAGCATGAAGTCGACCTCGTCCTGTGTCGCCAGGCGCTGCACCGCCTTGATGGTCTCTGCCGGGTTGGTCTTGTCGTCATATTCGACCATCTCGATGAGACGCATTTCGTCGCCGACCTTGAGGCCGCCGCGCTCATTCACCTGCTTCACCCACAGCTCCACGTTGGGCGTGTGGCTTGTGGCATCGCCGCCGACGCCCGGGCCGGTCATGTGCAC carries:
- a CDS encoding branched-chain amino acid ABC transporter permease — translated: MDILISGLLLGGTYALIAMGLTLQYGVARIMNLANGEVLVMGALASFLVYTSLAVSPLVTVLVIAPLAFALSWLVYRVLLLPLVRRAKNQGQLEVDSILATFGMGFFLVGVMVFIYPELFAYSYLAVPVDLAGTTVAANRLVAFAGAVVIGLALYVWLNRSRAGMAVRAVAVSPLAAGLVGINVERISALAFAIGGMITAMGGVLISTFITLDPSFGVIFTMKALIIVIMGGVGDIRGAIVAALILGIVETAVATLIDPGLTLAAAYTIFLLVLLFRPEGLFGRRPA
- a CDS encoding amino acid ABC transporter substrate-binding protein; protein product: MLKLTFGATALATVLLASTAFAADPIKIGRVVHMTGPGVGGDATSHTPNVELWVKQVNERGGLKVGDEMRLIEMVEYDDKTNPAETIKAVQRLATQDEVDFMLSPWGTGFNAAAAPIFAKYGFPQISVTNITDEIPELSERFPGMFFTLGSTTGFVEGLRDTLNTLRDSGAIGNKVAMVNVADSFGIELAAVARELLPAAGYEIVFDKSYPLGTADLSPVVKGAKAAEPDAFIAFSYPPDTFALTEQAIIEDLDVGAFYTAVATAFPAYAGKFGSKIEGNLGAGGVNLDQEAMKAYRAAFTELHDGPPEYWAAATYYAGLQVLEQAIEGAGTTDKQAVTDYIKANEFDTAIGTISFDEHNESKNYWTVGQWRDGAFNAVAGVGVPVGMEPVAKDGWN